In Pleuronectes platessa chromosome 5, fPlePla1.1, whole genome shotgun sequence, a single genomic region encodes these proteins:
- the tekt1 gene encoding tektin-1 yields MDQSTPQQTAPPDLRSIEVTRKKSELFSGECMRLIQETHKASKRMHHNDNIQLDQRVKDIQFLKKELELKLEEIIEEIDNLTAFQGRVVKALEACKEPLRVTTLCLQERINRPPTETQQDEVTRELQREGDAAEGAATLLQRVVEQISEQIRLNQSARYHLEEDLKEKYKAQCIDHTCTLMTINSIKTQLDSKKNNSLSPSSAVTPQQWESTSEMNIAKAEQQKTNSLSLRAFAESVLDQTAADMQKQVQATKIAFQLNINQIKSAKNQMEGQLNKVLSEFSSVQKIREDLQVAITQKEEFLSLAQARMDLRHQRPDRERCHDPAQMQLLTEVQQLKAHIRKLGEAVARSEEAQCALVRCQRELQDHINMKAASLYVDEVICAQHRESIVIHNF; encoded by the exons ATGGACCAAAGCACTCCACAGCAAACAGCTCCACCTGATCTCAGGAGTATTGAGGTCACAAGGAAGAAGTCAGAGCTCTTCAGCGGAGAATGTATGAGGCTGATCCAAGAGACTCATAAGGCATCTAAACGCATGCATCATAATGACAACATACAACTTG ATCAGAGGGTCAAAGACATCCAGTTCCTGAAGAAGGAGTTGGAGCTGAAGTTGGAGGAGATCATTGAGGAGATTGATAACCTCACAGCGTTCCAGGGCAGGGTGGTGAAGGCGCTGGAGGCCTGCAAGGAGCCTCTGAGGGTCACTACTCTCTGTCTGCAGGAGAG GATCAACCGTCCTCCCACTGAGACCCAGCAGGATGAGGTGACcagagagctgcagagggagggggaTGCTGCAGAGGGGGCAGCTACCCTCCTGCAGCGTGTAGTGGAGCAGATATCTGAGCAGATTCG ACTGAACCAATCTGCCAGGTACCATTTAGAGGAAGATCTGAAGGAAAAGTATAAGGCTCAGTGCATCGACCACACCTGCACCCTCATGACCATCAATTCTATCAAAACGCAGCTGgattccaaaaaaaacaacagtcttTCGCCGAG TTCGGCAGTGACTCCTCAGCAGTGGGAGAGCACCTCAGAGATGAACATAGCCAAAGCGGAGCAGCAGAAGACCAACTCGCTGTCACTGCGGGCCTTCGCGGAGTCTGTCCTGGACCAGACGGCTGCTGACATGCAGAAGCAGGTCCAGGCTACAAAAATAGCCTTTCAGCTGAACATCAATCAAATCAAGTCTGCCAAGAACCAGATGGAGGGTCAACTGAACAAG GTTCTGTCTGAGTTTTCCAGCGTTCAGAAGATCCGAGAGGATCTCCAGGTGGCCATCACACAGAAGGAAGAGTTCCTGAGTCTGGCCCAGGCCCGGATGGATTTGCGTCACCAGAGGCCTGACAGAGAGCGATGTCACGATCCGGCGCAGATGCAGCTGCTCACTGAGGTCCAGCAGCTCAAAGCCCACATCCGCAA ACTGGGTGAGGCAGTGGCCCGGTCCGAGGAGGCGCAGTGTGCTCTGGTTCGCTGCCAGCGCGAGCTGCAGGATCACATCAACATGAAGGCCGCCTCTCTCTACGTCGATGAGGTCATCTGCGCCCAGCACAGGGAGTCCATTGTCATACACAACTTCTGA